A window of Fundidesulfovibrio putealis DSM 16056 genomic DNA:
CGCGCCTGATGAGCACCGTCCCGATGGCCCACACCGACACGCCCACCAGCAGCACCAGCCCGCCAAGTCCCACCGAGGCGGAGGTGATGAGCTGCGAACGCATGGCGCTCCACTCGGCGCTCACGTCCTGGATAAGCACCATCTGGCCGAGGATGGGCTCCGAGGAGCCGTGGCAGTGATGGCATTTGCGCTGGTTGGGCACGGAGATAACCCGCGCCAGCAGGTGCTTGCCGCCCTGGTCGATGAAGATGGACTGCCGGATGTTCTCCTTCAGGCCGCGCTGGTGCAGCCTGGCCAACTCCTCGCTGCCCGCTGCGGCGGCGAAGTCCTTGCGCACCAGGGAGGGGTCCGTGCTGTAGGTCACGTTGCCGGTGTAGGAGGTCATGGAGGCGGAGAGCCCCTTGAACTTCTCCCGGATGGCCGCGAACTCGGCGATTGTTCCCTTGTTGTCGCCCACGATCATGGGTTTCTCGAGCCCCATGTAGGCGAGGTCGGCCTCGGCCTCGGCGGAGCGCATGATCTGCTGGGACATCATGGAGCGAACGCCGTAGCCCTCGATGATCATGATGGCGGCGATGACCGCCAGGGAGATTGCGGCGATGGTCAGGGTAAGCTTGGCGTTGATGGACTTGGAGATGTTCATGTCCATCTCCTAGTGGGCGCCCGAGAAGAGCAGCGGCTTGAAGTTGAAGTCTTCCACGCGCTGCGGATTATGGCAGGCGGTGCAGGTCTCGACCGCAGGGCGGCGTCTTATCTGCTTGGGATCGCCGGAGGCGGCGTGCTCCCCGCCTGGGCCGTGGCAGCTCTCGCAGCCAACGTCGGCCAGGTGCGGCGTGGCTTCCTTGCTCACGAAGCCGCCCTTCCTGCCATAGCCCGTGGTGTGGCACTCGTAGCACTGCTTGAGCTCCTGCTCCTTCAGCTTGGGCTTCATTATGGCGATGGAGTCCCAGGCGTGAGCTTTCTTGGAATACTTGGAGAAGTTCTCGTACTGCTTTTCGTGGCATTGGGAACATGCCTTGGAGCCTACATACGATGGCTCGTCGGCTGCCCGGCAGGACTCTGGCTGAATGACAAGCAGTGAGGAAGCGAGAAACAACGGAACGACGAACGACAACAACAGTGTGTACAGCCCCACGACACCCTCCCAACAGACGTATGAATGCCCCGGGCGACTATTGCGCCCCTGTAACAGGACTGTCAACACTTTGCAGGTTTTGACGAAAAAAAACCTAGGAGTACAAAACACCTCCCAGCAAAGTAGGGCTACTGGCAGAAACTCCGCAGGGGTGCGCGTGACTCCCTGGCGGCGAACGATTCGGGCTTTTCATGCGCGCCCGGGCCGGGTATGAATCCTGCCCATCCGCGTCCGCCGCCGTCCGCCAGGAGGAATCCATGACCACCGAACACGCCGACATTTTCGCGCTGCCCGAGGACGAATACGCCGCCACCGACACGCCCGCCGTGGTGGATATCGACTCGGGCTGGTTTCTGGCCATAGACGGCCAAGGCCACCCCGACGACTCCGAGTTCAAGGACTGCCTGGCGGCCCTGTACGCCGTGGCCGAAGCCCTGCGCCAGGACAACGCCCAGGCCGGGCGCGTCTACGAGCTCGCCTCGCTCGAAGCCATGTGGCACCTGGACCCTGGCTACACCGACTTCGACACCGCGCCCCGCTCCGCCTGGAACTGGACCCTGTGCCTGCGCACGCCGGACATCATCGGCGAGAACGATCTGGACCGCATCGTGGAAAAACTGCTGGCCGAGGGGCGGCCCCGGATCGTCTCCCGCGTCGGCCTGGCCGGTTTCGAGGAGGGACGCTGCGTGCAGATGCTCCACACCGGCCCCTACGACCAGGAAGCCGCAACCCTGGCCGTCATGCACGCCTTCATGGAGCAGCAGGGCCTGACCGTGGTGGGCCGCCACCACGAGATATACCTCACTGATCCGGCCACCACCCCGCCCGAGGAGCTGAAGACCATCATCAGGCTGCCGGTCATTTAGCGTCCGGCCCGGACACACTCCGGGAGCGCGAACCAGTGAACCGTGGGCGCACACGGGCGTGCATGCGTAAACGTGCACGTATCCGGGCGCACACGGGTGCAACCTGGACGCACGTGGCCACACTCCGCGCTTTACTTCTCCAGTCTTTCGGGACAGTAAGTATTCATACCTATCGGAGCCTGTCCCTTTCAGCCGTTACGCTCATGCTGGTTGGCTCTGCATCGCGCCACCTCATGACCGGGCTCCTCTTCTGGCGCATCGCAGTAACAAGGAGCCTGTATGAATCGATCCCTCCAGTTGAAATTCCTCGTTCCCGCCCTTTCCGCCATCGTGCTGGGCATGGTCTGCCTGGTGATCGTGAACGCCCGGCAGGCCAGCACCAGCATGGAGACTCTCATGGGACAGGACATGCGGCTCCTGGGACAGGCCCTGAGCCGCGACGTGGTGGGCGGCATGGAGGACAGGCTCACGCTGCTTTCAGGCATCGCCGGGCTGGAGAGCGTCGTGATCGCGGCCTCCGTGGACGTGCCCTCCACCTTGCAGCCCCAGCTGGCCTTCCTGGCCAAAAGCACACAGGGCATGCTCTACCTGAACGTGTTCGACCTGAAAGGCGACGCCGTCGTCTCCTCGGAAATCCTGAAGGGCACGGTCAACGTGGCGGACCGGGACTATTTCCTGGCTGTCTCGAAGGACGCGAAGGACAAGGTGGTCTCCAAGCCCCTGATGAGCCGCACCGTAGGCAAGGCCGTGGTGGTGCTGGCCGTGCCCATACGCGACAAGGCCAAAAAGCTCGTGGGCGTGCTGAACGCAGGCATCGACCTGGAATACCTCACCAACGAAGTCTCCAAGACCAAGATCGGCGACACCGGGTTCGCCTTCATCCTGGACCGCGACGGCATGGTGGTGGCCCACCCCGACCCGGCCAAACGCATGAAGAACGAGGACAATCCCCCCGAATGGATGCGCCGGGCCATGAAGGTCCAGGGCGTCGAGCAGATTTCCTTCACGCAGGACGGCAAGGCGGGCATGGCCACGGTGCTGGCCGACGCACTGACCGGCTGGCGCTTCGTGGTGATGGCCCCGCACCAGGAACTCCAAGCCATGGTGGAGCGCCTGAACGGCCAGAACATGCTCATCGCGGGGGGGCTGACCCTGGCCTTCATGGCCGTCATCATGGCCTGCCTGCGCTTCCTGATTCTGCGGCCGCTGTTCGCCTGCGGCGCGTATGCGCGGGAAGTGGCGGGAGGGACCCTGGACGCGGACCTCTCCGTGCGTTCCCAGGACGAACTGGGCCGCATGGCCGACGACATGCGGGCCATGGTGGACGCCCTCAAGGACAGCCTGGGCAAGGCCCGCCAGGAGCACGCGCTGGCCGACAAGGCGGTCGGGGAGGCCAAGGACGCCCTGGCCAGGGCCGAAGAGGCCCAGAACCAGGCCGAGCGGGCCAAGTGCGAGGGAATACTGCAGGCCGTGGACGTGCTGCGCGGCGTGGTGCAGGGAATCGGGGACGCCTCCAAGGATCTGCTGGGCGAGATAGACTCCCTGCGCGAGGGCGTCACCGGCCAGGAATCCACCACGGCGGAAACCGCCGCCGCCATGGACGAGATGAACTCAAGCGTGCTGGAAGTGGCCCGCAACGCCCACGAAGCCTCCGAGGCCGCAGACCAGACCCGGACCGAAGCCCAGCGCGGGCAGGCCGTGGTGGAGGACGCCCGACGGGCCATCACCCAGGTGGATGAGCTGGCCAAGGTGCTGGAACAGGGCATGAGCCAGCTGGGGGAGCAGGCCCACGCCATCGGCCAGGTGATGACCGTGATCTCCGACATCGCGGACCAGACCAACCTGCTGGCCCTGAACGCGGCCATCGAGGCCGCGCGTGCCGGGGAAGCCGGGCGCGGCTTCGCCGTGGTGGCCGACGAGGTGCGAAAACTCGCCGAGAAGACCATGCACTCCACCCAGGAGGTGGGCCAGGCCATCGCCACCATCCAGGAGGGCACCGCCCGCAACGTGGAGCACGTGAACCGGGCCGCCCAGGCCGTGGGCGTGGCCTCGGAGCTGGCCGTACAGTCCGGCGAGGCCCTGCGCTCCATCGTGGAGCTGGTGGACCGCACCACCGGGCAGGTGCGGGGCATCGCCCAGGCCGCCGGGCAGCAATCCACCGCCAGCGAGGAGATCGCCCGCTCCGTGTCCGGCATCAGCAGCTTCTCCCAGGACCTCACCAAGGGCATGGACGACTTCTCCCAGACCGTGCAGGGCATGGCCGGACACGTGCGCGAACTCTCCAGCGTCATCGGCGGCCTGGAGGAGCAAGCCTGCACCTCCAGCGCCAAGGCCCTGGGGGCATGATCCTTTACCGGGTGTAAAAAAAATGGACACCCCAGGCGGCGCGCCCCCTTGCGCGCCGCCTTTTTTATTCACAATTCCAGCATGTTACACATTATCCATTCCGGCACGATGTTTGCGAATAAGGGGAATGGCAACAGCGGCGTCACAATCCTTTACGGTCATCCTGGCCGACCGCAACCGGCACATCCGGGAGCTTCTGTCCAGGGAACTCATCCGCGAAGGGTTCGAGGTGAAGGGCTGCGGGCTGGGACGCCT
This region includes:
- a CDS encoding multiheme c-type cytochrome, which translates into the protein MGLYTLLLSFVVPLFLASSLLVIQPESCRAADEPSYVGSKACSQCHEKQYENFSKYSKKAHAWDSIAIMKPKLKEQELKQCYECHTTGYGRKGGFVSKEATPHLADVGCESCHGPGGEHAASGDPKQIRRRPAVETCTACHNPQRVEDFNFKPLLFSGAH
- a CDS encoding GyrI-like domain-containing protein, giving the protein MTTEHADIFALPEDEYAATDTPAVVDIDSGWFLAIDGQGHPDDSEFKDCLAALYAVAEALRQDNAQAGRVYELASLEAMWHLDPGYTDFDTAPRSAWNWTLCLRTPDIIGENDLDRIVEKLLAEGRPRIVSRVGLAGFEEGRCVQMLHTGPYDQEAATLAVMHAFMEQQGLTVVGRHHEIYLTDPATTPPEELKTIIRLPVI
- a CDS encoding methyl-accepting chemotaxis protein, producing MNRSLQLKFLVPALSAIVLGMVCLVIVNARQASTSMETLMGQDMRLLGQALSRDVVGGMEDRLTLLSGIAGLESVVIAASVDVPSTLQPQLAFLAKSTQGMLYLNVFDLKGDAVVSSEILKGTVNVADRDYFLAVSKDAKDKVVSKPLMSRTVGKAVVVLAVPIRDKAKKLVGVLNAGIDLEYLTNEVSKTKIGDTGFAFILDRDGMVVAHPDPAKRMKNEDNPPEWMRRAMKVQGVEQISFTQDGKAGMATVLADALTGWRFVVMAPHQELQAMVERLNGQNMLIAGGLTLAFMAVIMACLRFLILRPLFACGAYAREVAGGTLDADLSVRSQDELGRMADDMRAMVDALKDSLGKARQEHALADKAVGEAKDALARAEEAQNQAERAKCEGILQAVDVLRGVVQGIGDASKDLLGEIDSLREGVTGQESTTAETAAAMDEMNSSVLEVARNAHEASEAADQTRTEAQRGQAVVEDARRAITQVDELAKVLEQGMSQLGEQAHAIGQVMTVISDIADQTNLLALNAAIEAARAGEAGRGFAVVADEVRKLAEKTMHSTQEVGQAIATIQEGTARNVEHVNRAAQAVGVASELAVQSGEALRSIVELVDRTTGQVRGIAQAAGQQSTASEEIARSVSGISSFSQDLTKGMDDFSQTVQGMAGHVRELSSVIGGLEEQACTSSAKALGA